Proteins encoded by one window of Nasonia vitripennis strain AsymCx chromosome 5, Nvit_psr_1.1, whole genome shotgun sequence:
- the LOC100119678 gene encoding uncharacterized protein LOC100119678, giving the protein MNTARGALLCLFLFFIYGQQQVKSVEYHLADAIDDLNFFIPGSKAILTTAVKIWTVYGEVKQLIDPNSTALIEQHLQNITEALEEISAQLDQMSDKLDNISDDVHEIHDLITDEVLNNLPKELNLDTKLSQIYAKIHDINQLFTKFLRYNNNIKSYENHTLLNFANRVTDQSLKEMPSALSQIHHLLTERHSNANMLTLMANKRLAKSNMCKRHESAQQFINNLYNNVIITETKALLMTQFAYSLKNAFNLNSTSFVTELDDANKEFCNRTSNSFAAIKDAMLAAPRDYWSCDPDDHVEGLTYAKLDPVFQAYVTSEKDVGISKYFEPFTNKCADSCSDRSDFHDICRSAYCFKHNQKRCYGKLHNCKSSGKSLRMCLSDKNSTRRFEFIELTGKKTEFLGSKKSCGSNTQVKVSQTTLFLETCEYCFCICDDTNNEMDRYFSLRNVNSDVDKNMVVTGVRFAKENHIFHIQIQQGKLVENGNIKASTVEWKPVENFTIHDDSVVLNRDYHNITWANRLVYLDTFDSPLHHVLTGLRFQLQNGDLKLEIQVTPFNFYTAELKTNESTWMSNSIGAYGRGELDLENLDLGTNGHSNLLDSSENQYIKFTTSSMKTDVGQTVVPFMDLQDVTSSPPVPLSGAGLVHRGDKASAGFLSFKVLTYNYAPYLETDCIVPQ; this is encoded by the exons ATGAACACGGCTCGAGGTGCCTTGCtgtgcttatttttatttttcatttacggGCAGCAGCAAGTAAAATCAGTAGAATATCATTTGGCAGATGCTATTGAtgatctaaatttttttattcctgGTTCGAAAGCAATATTAACGACAGCTGTTAAAATATGGACGGTCTATGGGGAAGTGAAACAACTTATTGATCCAAACTCTACTGCTTTAATTGAGCAACATCTACAAAACATTACTGAAGCTTTGGAAGAAATTTCAGCTCAACTGGACCAAATGTCCGACAAATTAGACAATATTTCTGACGATGTTCATGAAATACATGATTTAATTACTGATGAAGTTTTAAATAATCTGCCAAAGGAGTTGAATCTAGATACTAAATTAAGTCAAATTTATGCAAAAATCCATGACATCAATCAATTGTTTACGAAATTCCTTCGatataacaataatataaaaagttaTGAAAATCATACGTTGCTAAACTTTGCAAATAGAGTTACAGATCAAAGTCTTAAAGAAATGCCTTCCGCACTAAGTCAAATACATCACCTATTGACAGAAAGGCATTCCAATGCCAATATGTTAACTTTAATGGCTAATAAAAGACTC GCTAAatcaaatatgtgtaaacgACATGAGTCGGCAcaacaatttataaataacttGTACAATAATGTCATAATTACTGAAACAAAAGCTCTTTTGATGACTCAATTTGcatattcattaaaaaatgcatttaattTAA ATTCCACAAGCTTTGTAACGGAACTCGATGATGCAAATAAAGAATTCTGCAATAGAACTTCAAACAGCTTTGCGGCAATAAAAGATGCTATGCTGGCAGCTCCTCGTGATTACTGGAGCTGTGATCCGGATGATCATGTAGAAG GTCTTACCTATGCCAAATTGGATCCAGTTTTTCAGGCGTATGTGACAAGTGAAAAAGATGTAGGTATCTCTAAATATTTTGAACCATTCACGAACAAGTGTGCCGATTCCTGCTCGGATCGAAGTGATTTTCACGATATATGCAGATCCGCATATTGTTTCAAACATAATCAGAAAAGATGTTATGGAAAATTACATAACTGTAAATCTTCTGGCAAAAGTCTGCGCATGTGCTTATCA GACAAAAATAGTACTAGACGATTTGAGTTCATAGAATTAACGGGTAAGAAAACAGAATTTTTAGGATCCAAGAAATCTTGTGGTTCAAACACACAAGTGAAGGTGTCTCAAACGACACTTTTTCTTGAAACATGCGAATACTGCTTCTGTATCTGTGATGATACGAATAACGAAATGGATCGTTACTTCAGTTTAAGAAATGTGAACTCAGACGTGGACAAGAATAT GGTTGTCACAGGTGTAAGGTTTGCAAAAGAAAATCACATTTTCCACATTCAAATTCAACAAGGAAAACTCGTGGAGAATGGAAATATCAAGGCAAGCACAGTAGAGTGGAAGCCTGTTGAGAACTTCACAATCCATGATGATTCTGTTGTGCTCAACCGTGATTATCACAATATTACATGGGCTAACAGATTAGTTTATCTGGACACTTTCGACTCGCCTTTACATCATGTTCTCACAGGACTCAGATTTCAATTGCAGAATGGCGATCTGAAATTGGAAATTCAAGTAACACCTTTCAACTTTTACACTGCTGAACTTAAAACTAATGAATCGACCTGGATGTCCAATTCAATTGGTGCTTATGGAAG GGGCGAACTGGACCttgaaaatttagatttaGGAACAAACGGTCATTCAAATCTTCTTGACTCGAGTGAAAACCAATACATCAAGTTTACCACGAGTTCGATGAAAACAGATGTAGGACAAACAGTAGTTCCATTCATGGATCTCCAAGATGTTACATCTTCCCCTCCAGTGCCGCTTTCTGGAGCAGGTCTTGTTCACCGAGGTGATAAAGCGTCTGCAGGGTTCTTATCGTTCAAAGTACTAACGTACAACTACGCACCTTACCTAGAAACTGATTGTATTGTACCACAATAG